The nucleotide window CGACCCCCAGCTGTGCGACCTGCTCCGACGCACCCGCGCCGCCACCGACAAGCTCGAAGGCCTCGAAGCCGCCGCCCTCGACCAGATGCGCGAGACCCGCGCCCACGACACCGAAGGCTCCTCCTCGGTCGCCGGCTGGGCCACCGAACACCTCCGCCTGTCCCCCGCCCGGGCCCGCGCCCGCGCCGCCGCCGGGCGCACCCTGCGCCTGCTCCCCGACGTCGCCGCCGCCTCCCGCAGCGGCCGGATCCGGATCGAGCACGTCGAGAAGTTCACCACCGGCCTCACCAAGCTCGGCACCGACCTGATGGGCCTGGCCGCCGCCCCGATGGTCGAGCTCGCCAGCACCACCAGCCCCGAGGAGCTCAAGGCCGCGATCACCGAGCTGCACGGCATCACCCACACTGACGAGCTCGACGACGCCTACGC belongs to Mumia flava and includes:
- a CDS encoding DUF222 domain-containing protein; protein product: MFDSSAIGDLEAAVARLQDQPIGLATDPQLCDLLRRTRAATDKLEGLEAAALDQMRETRAHDTEGSSSVAGWATEHLRLSPARARARAAAGRTLRLLPDVAAASRSGRIRIEHVEKFTTGLTKLGTDLMGLAAAPMVELASTTSPEELKAAITELHGITHTDELDDAYARGMDRHDLTLSRTAEGFHLSGFLDIAGGMRLAELLKTTAAPRDADDTRTPAQRRLDTL